In a single window of the Zonotrichia leucophrys gambelii isolate GWCS_2022_RI chromosome 2, RI_Zleu_2.0, whole genome shotgun sequence genome:
- the PSMG4 gene encoding proteasome assembly chaperone 4 isoform X1, producing the protein MEAAGGGGAAGSIALHDFSGQLGEQRVHFHAMRLRDSLFLWVGAAPALASLAVAMCSPRDSIPVAASLLGDPSDTASSCLAQRLASKTKKQIFVSYNLQNTDSNFTLLIENRIKEEMTAFPDKF; encoded by the exons ATggaggcggcgggcggcggcggagcggcgggCAGCATCGCCCTGCACGACTTCAGCGGGCAGCTGGGCGAGCAGCGGGTGCACTTCCACGCCATGCGGCTGCGGGACTCGCTCTTCCTCTGGGTGGGCGCCGCGCCCGCCCTGGCCAGCCTGGCCGTCGCCATGTGCAGCCCCCGT GACAGCATCCCGGTGGCCGCCTCGCTCCTGGGGGACCCCTCGGACACcgcctcctcctgcctggcgCAGCGCTTGG CCAGCAAGACCAAAAAGCAGATATTTGTCAGCTACAATCTTCAAAACACAGACAGCAATTTCACCTTACTCATAGAAAACAGGATCAAAGAAGAAATGACAGCTTTTCCAGACAAGTTCTGA
- the PSMG4 gene encoding proteasome assembly chaperone 4 isoform X2 gives MEAAGGGGAAGSIALHDFSGQLGEQRVHFHAMRLRDSLFLWVGAAPALASLAVAMCSPRDSIPVAASLLGDPSDTASSCLAQRLARPKSRYLSATIFKTQTAISPYS, from the exons ATggaggcggcgggcggcggcggagcggcgggCAGCATCGCCCTGCACGACTTCAGCGGGCAGCTGGGCGAGCAGCGGGTGCACTTCCACGCCATGCGGCTGCGGGACTCGCTCTTCCTCTGGGTGGGCGCCGCGCCCGCCCTGGCCAGCCTGGCCGTCGCCATGTGCAGCCCCCGT GACAGCATCCCGGTGGCCGCCTCGCTCCTGGGGGACCCCTCGGACACcgcctcctcctgcctggcgCAGCGCTTGG CAAGACCAAAAAGCAGATATTTGTCAGCTACAATCTTCAAAACACAGACAGCAATTTCACCTTACTCATAG
- the LOC135444139 gene encoding tubulin beta-2 chain, translating to MREIVHIQAGQCGNQIGAKFWEVISDEHGIDPTGSYHGDSDLQLERINVYYNEATGNKYVPRAILVDLEPGTMDSVRSGPFGQIFRPDNFVFGQSGAGNNWAKGHYTEGAELVDSVLDVVRKESESCDCLQGFQLTHSLGGGTGSGMGTLLISKIREEYPDRIMNTFSVMPSPKVSDTVVEPYNATLSVHQLVENTDETYCIDNEALYDICFRTLKLTTPTYGDLNHLVSATMSGVTTCLRFPGQLNADLRKLAVNMVPFPRLHFFMPGFAPLTSRGSQQYRALTVPELTQQMFDSKNMMAACDPRHGRYLTVAAIFRGRMSMKEVDEQMLNVQNKNSSYFVEWIPNNVKTAVCDIPPRGLKMSATFIGNSTAIQELFKRISEQFTAMFRRKAFLHWYTGEGMDEMEFTEAESNMNDLVSEYQQYQDATADEQGEFEEEGEEDEA from the exons ATGCGTGAGATCGTGCACATCCAAGCCGGGCAGTGCGGCAACCAGATTGGCGCCAAG TTCTGGGAGGTCATCAGCGATGAGCACGGCATTGATCCCACGGGCAGCTACCACGGGGACAGCgacctgcagctggagaggatcAACGTGTACTACAATGAAGCCACCG GTAACAAGTATGTCCCCCGTGCCATCCTCGTGGACCTGGAACCCGGCACCATGGACTCCGTGCGCTCCGGCCCCTTTGGACAGATCTTCCGTCCCGACAACTTTGTCTTTG GTCAGAGCGGGGCTGGCAACAACTGGGCCAAGGGGCACTACACGGAAGGCGCCGAGCTGGTGGACTCTGTGCTGGACGTGGTGAGGAAGGAGTCGGAGAGCTGCGACTGCCTCCAGGGCTTCCAGCTGACCCACTCGCTGGGCGGAGGCACGGGCTCCGGCATGGGCACCCTCCTGATCAGCAAGATCCGCGAGGAGTACCCCGACCGCATCATGAACACCTTCAGCGTGATGCCCTCGCCCAAGGTGTCGGACACGGTGGTGGAGCCCTACAACGCCACCCTCTCCGTGCACCAGCTGGTGGAGAACACGGACGAGACCTACTGCATCGACAACGAGGCCCTGTATGACATTTGCTTCCGCACCCTGAAGCTGACCACGCCCACCTACGGGGACCTCAACCACCTGGTGTCGGCCACCATGAGCGGCGTGACCACCTGCCTTCGCTTCCCCGGCCAGCTGAACGCCGACCTGCGCAAGCTGGCCGTCAACATGGTGCCTTTCCCGCGGCTGCACTTCTTCATGCCGGGCTTCGCCCCGCTGACCAGCCGCGGCAGCCAGCAGTACCGCGCCCTGACGGTGCCCGAGCTGACGCAGCAGATGTTCGACTCCAAGAACATGATGGCCGCCTGCGACCCCCGCCACGGCCGCTACCTGACGGTGGCCGCCATCTTCCGGGGCCGCATGTCCATGAAGGAGGTGGACGAGCAGATGCTCAACGTGCAGAACAAGAACAGCAGCTACTTTGTGGAGTGGATCCCCAACAACGTCAAGACGGCCGTCTGCGACATCCCCCCGCGCGGCCTCAAGATGTCGGCCACCTTCATCGGCAACAGCACGGCCATCCAGGAGCTCTTCAAGAGGATCTCGGAGCAGTTCACGGCCATGTTCCGCCGCAAGGCCTTCTTGCACTGGTACACCGGCGAGGGCATGGATGAAATGGAGTTCACGGAGGCCGAGAGCAACATGAACGACCTGGTCTCCGAGTACCAGCAATACCAGGATGCCACTGCTGATGAGCAGGGCGAGtttgaagaggaaggagaggaggatgaggcaTGA